Genomic window (Rossellomorea aquimaris):
GGGTAAGTGCTGCCTCTCTTCTACATAAGTTAGAAGCATTTGTAACGGTGAACGATCAAAAGCCCTTAGCTGAAAACCCGGAAGCTCAAGGGCTTCTTCAGGAAGGTATTAAAGTGATTTGCGGAAGTCATCCCATCGAACTTCTTGATGAAGGTTTTCAGTATGTGATTAAGAATCCTGGAATACCTTATAACAACCCATTAATTAGGAAAGCAATCGAAAAGAATATACCTGTCCTGACAGAAGTTGAACTTGCCTATTTAATTTCTGAGGCAGAATTAATTGGGATTACAGGAACAAATGGAAAAACCACGACGACGACACTTCTGTTTGAAATGCTTAAAGAGGCCGATCAAAAGCCTCTTATTGCAGGAAATATCGGAACGGTCGCTTCTGAAGTAGCCCAGCAAGCGAAAGAAAATGAAAAAATGGTAGTTGAGCTTTCATCTTTCCAGCTGATGGGGATCGAAGAATTCGCTCCTCATATTGCCATCATTACGAATTTATATGATGCGCATCTGGATTACCATGGAAACCTGGATGAATATTGGAAGGCGAAATCCAATATAACGAAAAATCAAACAGAACATGATTTTCTCATCATTAACGCTGATCAAGAGCATGTAATAGAATCAGTTGCCTTTACAAAAGCGCAATTGATTCCATTCTCAACGAAGAAAGAAGTTGCGGAAGGGGCCTATATTAAAAACGGGGCAGTCTATTTCAAAGATGAGTTGATTGTAGAAGTTGATTCAATTGTATTACCGGGTGCACATAACTTGGAGAATATCCTTTGTGCGGTTGCAGCGTGTAAAATTTACGGAGTTCCAAATGAAAGTATTAAGAAGGTCCTTGGTACCTTTACAGGGGTAAAGCATCGAACACAATTTGTCAGGGAAGTGAAGGGTGTAAAGTTTTATAATGATTCGAAAGCGACGAATAGCCTGGCAACGAAAAGTGCTCTTCATGCGTTTGAGGGTCCTACAATCCTGCTTGCTGGAGGCTTGGACCGTGGAAACGATTTCAATGACCTGATTCCGT
Coding sequences:
- the murD gene encoding UDP-N-acetylmuramoyl-L-alanine--D-glutamate ligase; protein product: MKKITKFKHKKVLVLGLAKSGVSAASLLHKLEAFVTVNDQKPLAENPEAQGLLQEGIKVICGSHPIELLDEGFQYVIKNPGIPYNNPLIRKAIEKNIPVLTEVELAYLISEAELIGITGTNGKTTTTTLLFEMLKEADQKPLIAGNIGTVASEVAQQAKENEKMVVELSSFQLMGIEEFAPHIAIITNLYDAHLDYHGNLDEYWKAKSNITKNQTEHDFLIINADQEHVIESVAFTKAQLIPFSTKKEVAEGAYIKNGAVYFKDELIVEVDSIVLPGAHNLENILCAVAACKIYGVPNESIKKVLGTFTGVKHRTQFVREVKGVKFYNDSKATNSLATKSALHAFEGPTILLAGGLDRGNDFNDLIPYLKNVKTLITFGETSEKFVKTGEKAGIQSIIPVDNVEKAVPVAFGHAEEGDVVLLSPACASWDQYRTFEERGDIFIEAVHKL